In Pseudomonas fakonensis, one DNA window encodes the following:
- a CDS encoding di-heme oxidoreductase family protein: MSMSLLRLSPLLLALTLAACDDAPRFTQAEPGEALSGGKATVQRSDRNAYSLPSANLSPERRLDFSVGNSFFRSPWVIAPSTTTARDGLGPLFNTNACQNCHVRDGRGHPPEPGDSNAVSMLVRLSIPDQPYLAREIERIGVVPEPTYGTQLQDMAIPGVAPEGKVRVSYDSHTVAFKDGHQVELQRPTLQITQLGYGPMHPDTRFSARIAPPMIGLGLLEAIAETDILANEDPDDRNRDGIRGRANRVWDDAQGKTVLGRFGWKAGQPNVNQQNVHAFAGDMGLTSTLQPKDDCTAAQTDCLAAPNGDGQGGEKEVSDNILRLVTFYTRNLGVPARRNVDAPQVLAGKNLFFQAGCQGCHTPQFTTSANAKEPELANQVIRPYSDLLLHDMGPGLSDERTEFAANGQDWRTPPLWGVGLSETVSGHSRFLHDGRARNLLEAVLWHGGEAQAARDQVLTFNAEQRAALLAFLNSL; encoded by the coding sequence TTGTCGATGTCCTTGCTCCGCCTAAGCCCCCTGCTGCTGGCCCTCACCCTCGCTGCCTGTGACGACGCCCCGCGTTTCACCCAGGCCGAGCCCGGTGAAGCCCTCTCCGGTGGCAAGGCAACCGTGCAACGCAGCGACCGCAACGCCTACTCGCTGCCCTCGGCCAACCTTTCGCCCGAGCGGCGCCTGGACTTTTCGGTGGGCAACAGCTTCTTCCGCAGCCCCTGGGTGATCGCCCCCAGCACCACCACCGCCCGCGATGGCCTAGGCCCGCTGTTCAACACCAACGCCTGCCAGAACTGCCATGTGCGCGACGGCCGCGGCCACCCGCCCGAGCCTGGTGACAGCAACGCGGTGTCGATGCTGGTACGCCTGTCGATCCCCGACCAGCCCTACCTGGCCCGTGAAATCGAGCGCATCGGCGTGGTGCCCGAGCCCACCTACGGCACGCAGTTGCAGGACATGGCCATCCCCGGCGTAGCGCCGGAGGGCAAGGTGCGGGTGAGCTACGACAGCCACACCGTCGCTTTCAAAGATGGCCACCAGGTCGAACTGCAGCGCCCGACCTTGCAGATCACCCAACTCGGCTACGGCCCGATGCACCCCGACACGCGCTTCTCGGCGCGCATCGCCCCGCCGATGATCGGCCTGGGCCTGCTCGAAGCCATCGCCGAAACCGACATCCTGGCCAACGAAGACCCCGACGACCGCAACCGCGACGGCATCCGTGGCCGCGCCAACCGGGTATGGGACGACGCCCAGGGCAAGACCGTGCTCGGGCGCTTCGGCTGGAAAGCCGGCCAGCCCAACGTCAACCAGCAGAACGTGCACGCTTTTGCCGGCGACATGGGCCTGACCAGTACCCTGCAACCCAAGGACGACTGCACCGCGGCGCAAACCGACTGCCTGGCCGCGCCCAACGGCGACGGCCAAGGCGGCGAAAAGGAAGTCAGCGACAACATCCTGCGCCTGGTCACCTTCTACACCCGCAACCTCGGCGTACCGGCCCGCCGTAACGTCGATGCCCCGCAAGTGCTGGCCGGCAAGAACCTGTTCTTCCAGGCCGGCTGCCAGGGCTGCCACACCCCGCAGTTCACCACCAGCGCCAACGCCAAGGAGCCGGAGCTGGCCAACCAGGTCATCCGCCCCTACAGCGACCTGCTGCTGCACGACATGGGCCCCGGCCTGAGTGACGAACGCACCGAATTTGCCGCCAACGGCCAGGACTGGCGCACCCCACCACTGTGGGGCGTCGGCCTGTCCGAGACGGTCAGCGGCCACAGCCGCTTCCTGCACGACGGCCGCGCCCGCAACCTGCTCGAGGCCGTGCTCTGGCACGGCGGCGAAGCCCAGGCGGCGCGCGACCAGGTACTGACCTTCAATGCCGAGCAGCGCGCCGCGCTGCTGGCGTTTCTGAATTCACTTTAA
- a CDS encoding imelysin family protein, whose protein sequence is MFRPKLLFTSLAALALGACSPQDPQAVTSAAIAKQVILPTYSRWVEADRALAASALAYCEGKASLDTARADFLNAQKAWAELQPLLVGPLAEGNRAWQVQFWPDKKNLVGRQVEQLVNGDKPVDKESLGKSSVVVRGLSAYEYILFDSKPDVATAEQKARYCPLLVAIAEHQQALAEEILKGWNSTDGMLSQMTKFPNQRYADSHEAIADLLRAQVTALDTLKKKLGAPMGRQSKGIPQPLQAEAWRSHSSLKSLEASLKAAEAVWVGVDNQGLRGLLGKDQAPLAQKIDDAYATSLKLLAGNQQSLGELLADQAGQQKLNQIYDSLNVVHRLHEGELAKALNIQLGFNANDGD, encoded by the coding sequence ATGTTCCGACCCAAACTGTTGTTCACCAGCCTCGCCGCCCTCGCCCTCGGCGCCTGCTCGCCGCAGGACCCGCAGGCCGTCACCTCTGCCGCCATCGCCAAGCAGGTGATCCTGCCGACCTACAGCCGCTGGGTCGAAGCCGACCGCGCCCTGGCTGCCAGCGCCCTGGCCTACTGCGAAGGCAAGGCCTCGCTGGACACCGCCCGCGCCGACTTCCTCAACGCGCAAAAAGCCTGGGCCGAGCTGCAGCCGCTGCTGGTCGGCCCGCTGGCCGAAGGCAACCGCGCCTGGCAAGTACAGTTCTGGCCCGACAAGAAGAACCTGGTCGGCCGCCAGGTCGAACAACTGGTCAATGGCGACAAGCCGGTAGACAAGGAATCGCTGGGCAAATCCAGCGTGGTGGTGCGCGGCCTGTCGGCCTACGAGTACATCCTGTTCGACAGCAAGCCGGACGTCGCCACGGCCGAACAGAAGGCCCGCTACTGCCCGCTGCTGGTAGCCATCGCCGAGCACCAGCAGGCCCTGGCCGAAGAGATTCTGAAGGGCTGGAACAGCACCGACGGCATGCTCTCGCAGATGACCAAGTTCCCCAACCAGCGCTACGCCGACTCCCACGAGGCGATCGCCGACCTGCTGCGTGCCCAGGTCACCGCCCTGGACACCCTGAAGAAAAAACTCGGCGCGCCCATGGGCCGCCAGAGCAAGGGCATCCCGCAGCCGCTGCAGGCCGAAGCCTGGCGCAGCCACTCCTCACTGAAGAGCCTGGAAGCTTCGCTCAAGGCCGCCGAAGCGGTGTGGGTAGGTGTCGACAACCAAGGCCTGCGCGGCCTGCTGGGCAAGGACCAGGCACCACTGGCGCAGAAGATCGACGACGCCTACGCTACCTCGCTCAAGCTGCTGGCCGGCAACCAGCAGAGCCTCGGCGAACTGCTGGCCGACCAAGCCGGCCAGCAGAAGCTGAACCAGATCTACGACAGCCTCAACGTCGTCCACCGCCTGCACGAAGGCGAGCTGGCCAAGGCGTTGAACATCCAATTGGGCTTCAATGCCAACGACGGTGACTGA
- a CDS encoding DUF1513 domain-containing protein has translation MLRRQAIKLGSVLLSALTLGGWSLFRNKGSEPLLLSARDDGDGKHYAVGFRLDGSEVFSTQVAQRCHAIINHPALPIALFVARRPGTESYLIDLRDGRLLQTIASQPNRHFYGHAVIHKDGEWLYATENDTTDPGRGVLGVYRFEGERLVHSGEIPTHGIGPHEVAWLPDGETLVVANGGIRTEAESRVEMNLDAMQPSLVLMQRDGTLLSKETLAQQMNSVRHLAVGSDGTIAACQQFMGGSQETAELLAIKRPGEPFKAFPVPERQLQSMAQYTASVAIHSDLRLVALTAPRANRLFIWDLDSGAVKLDAPMPDCAGVGAVKDGFVVTSGQGRCRFYDCRKQELIGQPMNLPSGFWDNHLHLV, from the coding sequence ATGCTGCGACGCCAGGCCATCAAACTCGGTAGCGTATTGCTCAGCGCCCTGACCCTGGGCGGCTGGAGCCTGTTTCGCAACAAAGGCAGCGAACCCTTGCTGCTCTCGGCGCGCGACGACGGCGACGGCAAGCACTACGCCGTCGGGTTTCGCCTGGACGGCAGCGAGGTGTTCAGCACCCAGGTAGCCCAGCGCTGCCACGCCATCATCAACCACCCAGCGCTGCCCATCGCGCTGTTCGTCGCCCGCAGGCCCGGTACCGAAAGCTACCTGATCGACCTGCGCGACGGCCGCCTGCTGCAAACCATCGCCTCGCAGCCCAACCGCCACTTCTATGGCCATGCCGTGATTCACAAGGATGGCGAGTGGCTGTACGCCACCGAGAACGACACCACCGACCCGGGGCGTGGCGTGCTCGGTGTGTACCGTTTCGAGGGCGAGCGCCTGGTGCACAGCGGCGAGATCCCGACCCACGGCATCGGCCCCCACGAAGTGGCCTGGCTGCCCGACGGCGAAACCCTGGTGGTGGCCAACGGCGGCATCCGCACCGAGGCCGAAAGCCGGGTGGAGATGAACCTCGACGCGATGCAGCCAAGCCTGGTGCTGATGCAGCGCGACGGCACCCTGCTGAGCAAGGAAACCCTCGCCCAGCAGATGAACAGCGTGCGCCATCTGGCGGTGGGCAGCGATGGCACCATCGCCGCCTGCCAGCAGTTCATGGGGGGCTCGCAGGAAACCGCCGAGCTGCTAGCGATCAAGCGCCCGGGCGAGCCGTTCAAGGCCTTCCCGGTACCCGAGCGGCAGTTGCAGTCGATGGCCCAGTACACCGCCAGTGTCGCCATCCACAGCGACCTGCGCCTGGTGGCGCTGACCGCGCCAAGGGCCAACCGGCTGTTCATCTGGGACCTGGACAGCGGCGCGGTGAAGCTGGATGCGCCGATGCCCGATTGCGCCGGGGTCGGGGCGGTGAAAGACGGGTTTGTCGTCACCTCCGGGCAGGGGCGTTGCCGCTTCTATGATTGCCGCAAGCAGGAGCTGATCGGCCAGCCGATGAACCTGCCGTCCGGGTTCTGGGACAACCACCTGCATCTGGTCTGA
- a CDS encoding imelysin family protein, with translation MIRMPLASASLLAIAIALAGCGEKDGKAGAPQAQAPAAASTAAAPAGAVDEAAGKAVVKHYTEMVYAVYSDSLSTAKQLQTAVDAFLAKPSDETLKAAKEAWAAARVPYLQSEAFRFGNTIIDDWEGQVNAWPLDEGLIDYVDKSYEHALGNPAASANIIANTEIQVGEEKVDVKDITPEKLASLNELGGSEANVATGYHAIEFLLWGQDLNGTGPGAGARPVSDYLEGKGATGGHNDRRRAYLKAVTDLLVKDLEEMVGNWAPNVADNYRATLEAEPVNDGLRKMLFGMGSLSLGELAGERMKVSLEANSPEDEQDCFSDNTHYSHFYDAKGIRNVYLGEYTRVDGTKLTGPSLSSLVAKADPATDATLKADLEATEAKIQVMVDHALKGEHYDQLIAADNAAGNQIVRDAIASLVKQTGAIEQAAGKLGIDNLNPDTADHEF, from the coding sequence ATGATTCGAATGCCTCTGGCCTCCGCCAGTCTGCTGGCCATCGCCATCGCCCTCGCCGGTTGCGGCGAAAAGGACGGCAAGGCTGGCGCCCCGCAAGCCCAGGCACCTGCTGCCGCCAGCACCGCCGCAGCCCCTGCCGGCGCTGTCGATGAAGCCGCCGGCAAGGCCGTGGTCAAGCATTACACCGAGATGGTCTACGCCGTGTACAGCGACTCGCTGAGCACCGCCAAGCAGCTGCAGACCGCCGTCGACGCTTTCCTCGCCAAGCCTAGCGACGAGACGCTCAAGGCAGCCAAAGAGGCCTGGGCCGCTGCCCGCGTTCCGTACCTGCAAAGCGAGGCGTTCCGCTTCGGCAATACCATCATCGACGACTGGGAAGGCCAGGTGAACGCCTGGCCCCTGGACGAAGGCCTGATCGACTACGTCGACAAGAGCTACGAGCACGCCCTGGGCAACCCGGCGGCCAGCGCCAACATCATCGCCAACACCGAGATCCAGGTGGGCGAGGAAAAGGTCGACGTCAAGGACATCACCCCTGAGAAACTGGCCAGCCTGAACGAGCTGGGCGGCTCCGAAGCCAACGTCGCCACCGGCTACCACGCCATCGAGTTCCTGCTCTGGGGCCAGGACCTCAACGGCACCGGCCCGGGCGCAGGTGCCCGCCCTGTCTCCGACTACCTCGAAGGCAAAGGCGCCACTGGCGGCCACAACGACCGTCGCCGCGCCTACCTGAAAGCGGTCACCGACCTGCTGGTCAAAGACCTCGAAGAGATGGTCGGCAACTGGGCACCGAACGTGGCCGACAACTACCGCGCCACGCTGGAAGCGGAGCCGGTCAACGACGGCCTGCGCAAGATGCTGTTCGGCATGGGCAGCCTGTCGCTGGGCGAACTGGCCGGCGAGCGCATGAAGGTCTCGCTGGAAGCCAACTCGCCGGAAGACGAGCAGGACTGCTTCAGCGACAACACCCACTACTCGCACTTCTACGACGCCAAGGGTATCCGCAACGTCTACCTGGGCGAGTACACCCGTGTCGACGGCACCAAGCTGACCGGCCCGAGCCTGTCGTCGCTGGTGGCCAAGGCTGACCCGGCCACCGACGCCACCCTCAAGGCCGACCTTGAAGCCACCGAAGCCAAGATCCAGGTAATGGTCGACCATGCGCTGAAAGGCGAGCACTACGACCAGCTGATCGCCGCCGACAACGCTGCCGGCAACCAGATCGTGCGCGACGCCATCGCCTCGCTGGTCAAGCAGACCGGTGCCATCGAGCAGGCCGCCGGCAAGCTGGGCATCGACAACCTGAACCCGGACACCGCCGATCACGAGTTCTGA